In the Zingiber officinale cultivar Zhangliang chromosome 5A, Zo_v1.1, whole genome shotgun sequence genome, ACGTTAGTGCCGActgggaaggggttctcggcgtTGGCTCTTCGACTCTCAAGTCAGTGTTCAGTGATCTCAAGAAATGAGAACTGTAGCAAGTAGATGTAGAAGACGAAGTTGCGCATACCTTTTCCTGTAGTTAAGAACTCGCTTTTATAGTGTCAACCTGATGCTCGTGCACATGTCTCAAGGCGTAGACACATCTTCCTAGGTGTCTTAGGAAGAGACAGGTTAAAAAGTGCTCATAATACCATACCTTAAATAGTCATACAATTCTCTGATGTGACAACCTCGAAGCTTCTAACGTACGAATGTCTGTTGGACATGTCCTGCTGTCAGCTGCACAAAGTCCCAAGAGAATATAACAAGATACTTGATAGGGTCATTCGCAGTTGATCGGGATCCGCTTGGCTAGGTTGCCTCCGCTTAGCGGTGTTCTCAAGACATGTTGACTTGTCATTCTCCTTGCTTCTTAACTGTTCGTGGTTATCTTATTCAAACCAAACGCAAAGTCCGGTCGGCAAGATCAGTTGCTGTTTATTTCTCTTTGTTATCGGAGGGTCATTTTACCCGGCCAGGGGAGAACTTGGTTTACTTGTCCACATAGCTATCAGCATCCGCTCGATCATAACCAACCCGTTCAACCATAACTAATCCACTCAACACTACTTGATTCACTCAGCGGACTAAGatatctcttttatttttatattccatATCAATCGATCTTCCTTATTTTGATTCACCTTTAATCGGACCTCATATCACTACCAGATCACTGAGATTTacagaataaaaaaatataaatgaggataGGGAATATGTTTACTTTCATTCAAAAGACGTGAGATTTAATGAAGTCCTTTTAAAAAGAATTAATGCAGTAGCAGCTGTCGGCCAACCACGGTGCTTAACAAATTTAGGTTGAAGAGCAACAAAAATGCCAAGCATCAAATCTTTTAAGAAAAAGATGGTGCAACCTCATCCTCAAAATTATGGCatgtacaaaattttattttatttaaaaaaaaaaaaaaagaaagaaggtaAACACATTCAACAGCCAACCCAATTGCACAATCTAAATTTTCTTACTTGGTTTGATCAATCAAAAGTGTAGAAAGGTTTGGTGCTCTCGAATGAAAGTAAAAACGGAAACTTGTAGAATTGAAGAGGTGAATCGATTTTCTACGAGAAAGGGTTAGGGCTTTTATTCTAGGAGCGTTTTCCATCTTCGTTCCAATTGAATGATTATTTGTTCGGTTAGACTTGAACGCCAAATTAATGGAAAAACTAATGTTGTAAAAAATAATGAAGGATTAGGTCTAAATCGGATCACAAAATTAATTTGGGACTAAACCGTTAAACACTCAGAAGAAACGGACTAAACCGAGAATTTTCCCTGGATTATTCAcgctttttttatattatttaataaaaaattacacCATAAATTATTACTTATAGATACGTATTCACGCTTTCTCGGTCAACAATCCGGCGCCGTCCCTTCGCCGGAGCGTGACCTTGAGCCCGTGCTTCATGTACATGGTGAGCGCCAGCTTGGGGACGACCGGGTGGCCCTCCGCCACCGCGACGTGGTAGCGGAGCAGCACGGCGGCTGCCACGAACTTCATCTGGTAGTACGCGAAATCCTTCCCCAGGCACAGCCGCGGCCCGCCGTTGAAGGCCGTGAATTTGTACGCCGACTCGCTCGTGAACCGCCCGTCCGCCCGGAGCCACCGCTCCGGCTTGAACTCCAGGCAGTCTTCCCCCCAGATGCTCTCCATCCGCCCCATCGAGAAGATGGCGTACACCACCTTCGTCCCCTTCTTCAGCACCGTCCCGTCCGGGAACACCTCGTCCTCCGCCACCTAGTTAACGATTAGTTTGATCGATCGCGATAAATTTGACGAGGAATAAAGATTCTGGAACAGAGTACTTGCCTCCTTGTGGTCAATCGGCACGGAAGGGTACAACCGGAGAGCCTCCGAGAGCGCCGCCTGCAAGTACTCCATCCTCTTCACCTCCTCCGGCCGAAACACCACCTCATCTTCGTGGAATTCTCTCCCTTTGAGTATATCTTTCGCCTCGTCTAGGATCCTCTGTTCCACCGTCGGGTGCTGGTTCAGCAGCCAGAAGAACCATGCCAGCGCCACCGACGACGTGTCCCGCCCGGCGAGGATAAGGTTCACGCACACATCCCTTAGGAATTTGTCTGAGAAGGCGTTTCCGTTGTCGTCCTTCATCCCGGCGAACACCGTGAGCAGGTCGGACCTTGCTGGCCCCGCGTTGCAGGTGGATGACTCGAGCTCCTTTCTCCTAGCGGCGACGACGTCGTAGGCGAACTGGTCGATGCGACGGATCGAGCAGCGTAGGCTGCGCTCTCTTCCGAGGTTGAGGCGGCGGAGGGCGCGCCAGATGGCGGTGGGCATGATGAAGCGGAGGATGGTGGCCTCAGTGGCGTCCTCGAAGGCCTTGGCGAACGGGATCTCTGGCAGCCCCGGGCGGAGGCAGCCGGGGTCGATGCCGAAGGCGATCATGCACACGTTGTCGAAGGTGAGCCGGAGGAGCACATCCTGGAGATCGATCTCGCCGTCGCCGCCCTGCTTATTTcaattgaaaattaaataaaaatcaaaattttggaaGTAAAATCGAAGATTACCTTCGCGTCAGCAGCGGCCGCGAGGACGGGGAGGAGGCGGCGGTGGACGAGCTCAACGAGGGAGCTGGCGGTCATTGCGCGGAACCCGGCGGAGTGGAACTCGAGGCTGGCCGTCTTTCGCTGCTGGCGCCAGGTCTCGTCGTCGGCGCTGAAGATTCCGTCGCCGAGGAGGTCCCTTACGGTGGCGCGGAAGTACTCGCCTTTAGGGAAGCTAGCGAACTTGGTCTTGAGCAGGTGCTCCAGGTTGCGGGGGTCGGCGGTGAAAACGCAGTGGAGGTTGCTGAACCAGGGGCCCCGGAAAGTGAACGTGCCGCCCTGCCGCCGGAGCACGCAGGTGAGCCACTCGTAAATGTTTTGGCGGATCCCCAGCAGCAGCGACGGCAGCATACCCACCACCGGCCACACCGCTACCCCCTGCCGCTTCCCCTGCCGCAGCGCGTGCAGGACCACGAAGACGCCCGCCGCCGCCAGGAGCTCGACCAAGCGCACCTCCGACATCAACAGCGAGAAGAGCCCGCCACCACTTGCGTCTTCTGCTGCTGCATGCGCGACTGCGGTGTACTTGGAAGACGCCATTGATAGATGCTGAAGATCAACACCGAAGAACAGAGCCAGCGTACAAATaggcaaaaaaaattattttatttttttttttttttatctcaaaattatctttagggtttaataaataataataatccgATCCACAAAGCCTTGTCGATGTGAGTTAGTTGGAGCCCCAGGGTTGATCTAGTTGATATACGTATGAATATTTATTCTTAGAGATTAATTATTAATAGGCGTAAAATGACTTGAgtgtataataattttaatataaagaaTCGTGgtactaaaataaaatatacttataatttatttatttatttattttatcttgtCATAGGACGTATAATATGGGATCATTTGGAGTAGACGATATCATCTTTTGATCTGATATAAGTTAGTTACATTTATTATAAGCAATTTCATCAATATTTTTAAGACTTAATCCATAAACACAAATTCTTATAAGTTGATACAAATTGCTACGAGtacaataaatattattttatatataattttatttagttattataacatataaattttgataaaaattattgataataattttaatttttttttttttttacaaaagcaTTGAAAGGAAGATATTTTTAGAATAAGATTAGAaagatttcatttttttattattattattttggcaGTGATGGTGGGCGTTTGATTTTGGTGAACTGAAAGTTACAAAGATGGCTGAATCTAGCCGTGTAATTAAGGTACTAGGAATTTAGGCATTAGTTTGAAGGATGGATGGAGGTTGGTGATGATAATGGTGGAGGATAGGAATTAATTGTCAActtttgatcttccttttgaGTGTTATGTCTTGAGTTAGATTAGGTTGAGATTTACTTCATGTGTTCCCCGCATTGTCATGCTTTTGGAAAATCATTATTATAGTAAATGGTAGAATCCATCACTCCAGCGGTCTCATACATTCTATTTCACACGGTCGACTTTATGAttatatgtaaaaaaataaatcaaaaaattacAATTAACTATTAGGAAAGGACATTTTTCTCgactttattaaattttaatctctTATCTATCTATTGTAACAATATCTACCCGCAAGAGCAGCAACTAATTCAATCATAACTCGGGAGCAGAAAAATATTATTGATATAACTACTAAAAGATGGATCTAGAAGTATTGATACTTAATAATTTAAGTTATATTGATCGTCCGATGGTTGTAGAATCACCAACTTGTAGAGAAGGTTTCTTGTTGGATTTAGTATCTGAGGTAGCGTAATGAATAGATGAAAGTAAAAGAGGCTTCTTATGGACTCTGTTTCCTTGAGTGGATGGTCATTTTCATTAGAGAAATCTTTATGGGTGTCCAAGTGGCTTTTAGTACCTTGTACCAgagttagggtttagggtttgcatatatataaaaaaatacttGAGCTTTCAATCTTTGTTTTTTTGTTGTtgaaaaaaagattaaaaattaatatttaatcatacAAGAAATATGATCCTACTAAGAACGGTGATGATGCACAATTGTGTGTTATATCAAATAATGGATTTGGTGCGTGGCACTCAGAGGAATAATAAAATaatcaagatttaaatttaaaaacggAATGAATATTTTATGTGTATAAATTATGCTTTGATTTACAGGATTAGTTGGAAactgaattatttttaaaaaaaaatagatatcaaataatactattgcTTGTAGATGGATGAAGTTTTGGCTTCAAACCTTGCGGCGATCTACTTGGTCGATATCACTGAGGTGCCAGACTTCAACACCATGTATGAGTTGTACGATCATACAAGAACGAGCACATCATGAATGATCTCGGCACGGTAACAACAACGAGATCAATTGGGCATTGAAGGATACGCAAGAGTTCATCGATACTGTATATCAGGGAGCAAGTAAGAGCCGTATATTGGGGAGCAAGAGCCGCGGTTTGGTGATTGTTCCAAAGGACTATTCTACCAAGAGTTGCTACGAATGGATTCACAACATCGTCGTCGCCTTAACAATTAACACCCTTTATAATTACACATTTCGTTGTTGCAATATGGACAAAAGGTAAATGAGGCCATGTAGATTTAGAACACTTGACTTGAGATTTCTTGCACTAAAACTAAAATTCTAGTATTTTGCACAGAATGCATAGCTGTTGCTCCTGTCTACTTGGAAGGAAGTAGAGAGCATATATATTTTCTCAATTTTGGGGACAGAAAGTAGTAGATTTACTCTATTTTGTTCTTCCCTACTCTTCTTTTAGGGATGATGAAAGCCAAGAATGATCTTTTATCAACTCACTACTCCTTGAATTTCAGGTAGTTGACTCTTTATTGTATAGAATTCAATCCGATTAATCCTGATTGTCATTGACTCAGTCTCAAAAAAATTTTCCATCACTCATCAAAGTACATCAAAAGGTACTAATGAATCCTAAAGATGCTCcccataaatttttcaaactctcAAATGTAATATATCTTGAATAGATTTAAATCCTTGTTGTTTAGGAAGTTCATCCGGCCTCTTTCCATCGTATTACAGCCCCGGAGGTAAATTTCTATCCTCACTAGTAAACAAAAACTCTAACATTGAAGTATTATTATTATCGTATTgatttaaattaaaagaaaaaacctGCCACAAAAAGGGCGGCAAAAGGGGGTTGTTCCCGGGAAATCATGAACGACGCCCAAAGCCGCTTTGCTCGCTCGTGTTCCAACTCTGCCATTAAAACCTGAACCGATGGCTTTGTGTCTCTTCGAACCTCTCCCCAATCCATAAATATCAGGCATATCAGGAGCCACCATGTCATCTCAGTCGGGGCATGGCGTTCGAGTCGTGGCTGGCCGAGAAGGCGAGAGAAGAGCTGGAGGTTCTGGAAGCCAAACACCCCTCGCGTTTCCACCTTCTCAAGCTCGAGCTCCAATCCCTTATCTCCCATCCCGACTCCTGCGCCCAACTCTTCTTCTGCCCTGCTTCTGCTGCTCGTGACGACGACGATAATGCCTTGAGTTTTACCCCAACTTCTACTGCTCCGACACAAGGTTTTTGACGTTTCAGTTCTTAACTTCCTCTCCTTTCCATTTTTCTCACACCAAATAGCATGTCGCGATGTGCATTGCAGTGTCGTCCAATAGAAAGAGGAAAATAAAGTGGAGGGAGGAGGAGCAGGAGGAGGGTCATCATCGGAAGAACAAGGAGATGAAAGCGTCAGCAGCAGCAAGAGTTGGTGATGGAAGTGGGAAGAAGAGTAGAAGCAGCAGTGTGGAGGCGGCCATCAGAAGGGCCGAAGCTTGCTTGGAGATGATTCGAAAGGTCAAGCAGAACTTGTTTTGTTAGGTCCAGTGCCTGCCCTCTCCGTGACAAAATCCTGGATATTGTTTTTCCCTCACTCGAGAAcagtcctctctctctctccaccccttaaaacaataataatagtaataaaaatAGTTGTAATAATAACTGGTGCAGGTACAAAGGTTCACCTCTTAAAGTTGGTGTAGGTCTTAAATCCTAAAATTTACGCACTTGTCGATGCCTGCTTGATTTTTGCTTGCAGTAGCAGACCGGCTTCGTCCGCTACGTTTTTCTTCTTGGCAGCCATCTGCATAGCAAGGAATGCCCATAGCTTGGTCACTACGATAAACAATGACAGAGTAATACGCATGGCAAAAATGACCTACAATACGCATGACAATGTAGCAAGCCCATTTTATAACTTTACAGCAATCAGATAGCTTCAATATATAGTTGTATGTGAAGCTTATACCAGTTAATGAACAAAATATTTGGGATTTAGTGACAACAGCTTAGATAGGTTTTCCAGCAAATTAGAGCTCGAGCAAAAGAAAATACCTCTGAGAGCTCATCATGGTTTGATTTTAACAAGGAAAGTTTCCGGGCACAATAATCTTTGCCTTCGGCCATGGTCTTCTGCTATGaataaaaatagcaaaaaaaattaggaaaactATTATAACaggataaaaaaaatcaagtagcAATACAACAATACATAGAAGAGTATTTCTGAAAAGCAAGGGAGTACGGGGAAATAAAGCTCATTAAAAACAGATTCGGATGGTGACCAGAAAGATGACTGAATCCGAATAAGCATTCTGACTTCTGAAAAGACACAACAATACATTTTATAGAGGTGCTAGATATCAAGCTTAGTTTATCATGGAGTTCATCATCACTTTTGGAATATGGTTTTGAATTTACCATGATGATGGAATCATTCTTAAATGGTTGATTGAACAACCATTGAAAAGGTAATCGCAAATAGCCATCACCGATCTTTGTACAGGGCTACTAAATCCTCAAGAGAAATAGAATTATCATTGGTTGAATTGCTGATTATATCACCACCCTTGACAATAGATTGTAAACCAGAATGTGCCAAACACAACCCTGAGGATGAtgcaaaaatataaataatggaAAGTGTAAGGAGGGGCCATCAAATATTCTATTGGCTGAGGAATGGGAAAAACAAATGTCAGGAAACAAAAGATTGAGACATGATTTCAAGAGAAAATAACTAGCTATCGAATATTGACATCGGATTAGCATAAGATTCCCAGCAATAATTATAGAGGAAAGTTGACATGGTTAACTTTCAGGATCTATTTTCTAAGGaagaacagaaacaacaagaacaAAAGAATACATCGGAATTGTTGCTTACATCCACCATCACAcaattttcttttgtttaaaGAAAGAACAATAAATGATCTTGTCTTTGTATAAGAAGTATTGAGGGAACAAATTAATATTCTCTAGACTGACATTACAAATGTTGTTGACGACACACTCCATCTGCACAAGGAAACAAAGACAATTTTGATGCATGTTCAATTGGACTACAATCAGAACATGAACAGAGATACTGCTATTGAACACTATATGACCTTATGGACTACATCTAAGCGATTTAAATAGTTTTAATCAGCATCATTTGACTCCACAATTGGCATTTTTAAAGCATAACACAGCCCCACAAGATTGATGTGATACACCTCTGGCAGGACAGGAAGTTTCTAATATATTTCAGAAAGCATTGAATCCAAAGGTTCATAAATATCGTTTGAGTTTTGGATCAGTACGGAACATTGTCTAGCTTGTGAAAGAATTGTGCTTTAGGAATTCATTTTCCTTTGCACAGCAAAaataatgagttttttttttaaggtttAGCGACAACTCTGAGAAGTCCTGTGGTTCCTAAATATCCTATCGATCAAATCCCAGGTATAAAAAAGAAATCAAACGTCACAAGAAGTATACTTCCGTAGTTAAAATCTTGTAGTATTCTAACTTTCCAAGCTATCAGGCAAAAATGTTGTTGCTAGGATCCTGAAAGGACTGGAGAGCTCAATGAAAGATTTAATGTTTCAGAAAACAGATCAGTTAAAATTATGAGAGAGGCTTCTAAAAGGGCTTAAGAGATTCACTAGCGCACCAACCAATCACATCCAAAATTTTACACTTATCAATAAAAAGGATTCTCTTATATTCTTATCCATTATCAGGAGAAAAAGAATAACCTCGATAAAATATCCAGTGCCAACGTCGACAAGGATCTTCTCAGAATCATCTAGCGTCCCGGAAACATAGAGCGATGCCGTGAGCGGAACCAGCATCTTCTTCCCTGAGAAACGATAAGGTGATCTCGCTCAACATAAACAGGGAGATCTGGGTGGTCGATAGGGGAATCTTCGAGATAGAAAAGATTACCTTGAGGTCGGAGGCACAGATCATTGAGGGCCTCGGCAGCTGCTTCGAGGCGGGCGGCGGCGACGTTGATCTTCTTGAGGCTATCTTCGAGTAGATTAACCTCGAGATCGGATTGCTCCTTCACGGCTTTGAGCTGATCGAGGTTCAGCTTCTGCAGATCAGAGGGCTTGAGGATGCCACCCGCAGCGGCGGATCCCTTCGATCCTCTGCTCGCCATGGCAGAACCCTTTCCGTTTCTTCCGAGTTTCGCGTGAAATTAGGGATGCGACGCTAGAAAGCAAAATTCACGTTGCCCCACAAAATTTCTAATATTATTGTTTTACAGATAACTTTTGTACATGACTGCTTTGTCCTCAACCTTTGCCCAACAAGAACACCGTGACGCCGTGGACCGTGATCGAAATTACTGTTTTATCCTCAAATGCCAAAAATATGAACTGTCATTCTAAAAACGATGAAAAAAAGCTGAAAACTGCGGTGAGCGTGGATCGAACACGCGACCTTCAGATCTTACGCTCTCCCAACTGAGCTATACCCGCAAGATATTGAAACAATTATATGGTTTTAATTTATTCTATATTTACATTCTAAaacgttaaaaaaataaaaactgcgGTGAGCGTGGATCGAACACGCGACCTTCAGATCTTCAGTCTGACGCTCTCCCAACTGAGCTATCCCCGCAAGATGTTTAAGTTATTATATGGTTTTAATTTATTCTATATTTACATTCTAAAAcgttaaaaaacttaaaaatgcGGTGAGCGTGGATCGAACACGCGACCTTCAGATCTTCAGTCTGACGCTCTCCCAACTGAGCTATCCCCGCAAGATGTTGAATTGATTATATGatgataatttattttatatttaattctAAAACGTTAAAAACACTAAAAATTGCGGTGAGCGTGGATCGAACACGCGACCTTCAGATCTTCAGTCTGACGCTCTCCCAACTGAGCTATCCCCGCAAGATGTTGAAATGATTATATGATTatcatttattttatatttaatttctaaaacgTTAAAAACACTAAAAATTGCGGTGAGCGTGGATCAAACACGCGACCTTCGGATCTTCGGTCTGACGCTCTCCCAACTGAGCTATCCCCGCAAGATGgtgaaattattataataataatttattctttATTAAAGTTCTAAAACGTTAAAAAAGCTGAAAAGTGCAGTGTGCGTGGATCGAAGAAGCGACGCTCTCCACACTGAGCTACCCGCAAGACATCAGAATAATTATATGGCCTTCATTTATTttatatacaagttctaaaacgtATACAAGGGGGAAACCTATGCGTGGATCAAATAATCTCACATCCTCTGTCTCAATGTTCATGTGTCTCCGTATCTTGTTACTTTTTTGCCACATGTATCTCCCTAACTCATTCGtgctttttttttgtttgttttcagACAAGTTGACGAGAGTATTGGGATgaacatattcatcttttaccataaTATATCTCTGTATCTCTTTGTCGATCAGATAAATCAGATCACATTTCAAAAATACAATACACATCACGTGGATATTATATACATTTCAAGAATATCATAACCGTCCGATCAATGAAAAAATACGTAAACATATTGTGGCATAAAAAAACGAAGATATGATGATTGAAATAGAAGATCTTAACTCAGATCGAACACCTTCAAATTTTCAATATCATCCTCTTCTAACTTAGCTATCCTCGCAAGATGTTTAAATAattatatgatttatatttattctttttttatgttttaaaaccaaaaaaaaatgcGGTGGCCAACCGAGCTATCCCGCAAGTTATTTTAAGAATTATATGGATTTTATTTATTCTATAATTTTCTTCTCAAAGGCTAAAAATGGTAAACGTTAAAAACATCTGAAGAGTTAtatgggttttatttattttatagttttCTTCTCAAACACTTATGGTCAACTTGTAAAACGTTAAAAAGATCCAGAAATGCAGATGATCTTTACGTTATACAACTAAATTATCCCCCAGGTTGTTTAAATGTA is a window encoding:
- the LOC121980741 gene encoding probable prefoldin subunit 5, which codes for MASRGSKGSAAAGGILKPSDLQKLNLDQLKAVKEQSDLEVNLLEDSLKKINVAAARLEAAAEALNDLCLRPQGKKMLVPLTASLYVSGTLDDSEKILVDVGTGYFIEKTMAEGKDYCARKLSLLKSNHDELSEMAAKKKNVADEAGLLLQAKIKQASTSA
- the LOC121982949 gene encoding cytochrome P450 86B1-like, which encodes MASSKYTAVAHAAAEDASGGGLFSLLMSEVRLVELLAAAGVFVVLHALRQGKRQGVAVWPVVGMLPSLLLGIRQNIYEWLTCVLRRQGGTFTFRGPWFSNLHCVFTADPRNLEHLLKTKFASFPKGEYFRATVRDLLGDGIFSADDETWRQQRKTASLEFHSAGFRAMTASSLVELVHRRLLPVLAAAADAKGGDGEIDLQDVLLRLTFDNVCMIAFGIDPGCLRPGLPEIPFAKAFEDATEATILRFIMPTAIWRALRRLNLGRERSLRCSIRRIDQFAYDVVAARRKELESSTCNAGPARSDLLTVFAGMKDDNGNAFSDKFLRDVCVNLILAGRDTSSVALAWFFWLLNQHPTVEQRILDEAKDILKGREFHEDEVVFRPEEVKRMEYLQAALSEALRLYPSVPIDHKEVAEDEVFPDGTVLKKGTKVVYAIFSMGRMESIWGEDCLEFKPERWLRADGRFTSESAYKFTAFNGGPRLCLGKDFAYYQMKFVAAAVLLRYHVAVAEGHPVVPKLALTMYMKHGLKVTLRRRDGAGLLTEKA
- the LOC121979701 gene encoding uncharacterized protein LOC121979701, with product MAFESWLAEKAREELEVLEAKHPSRFHLLKLELQSLISHPDSCAQLFFCPASAARDDDDNALSFTPTSTAPTQVSSNRKRKIKWREEEQEEGHHRKNKEMKASAAARVGDGSGKKSRSSSVEAAIRRAEACLEMIRKVKQNLFC